The following coding sequences lie in one Streptomyces sp. NBC_00510 genomic window:
- a CDS encoding alpha/beta hydrolase — MKAVPATGRIPGRGLLCALAVLVAFGLLLATCTAATHTRRTAAPTPAGAASPSAADDTIRVDLRRYYTQELRWLPCRDRSFQCTRLKVPRDYAHPGAGDLSLAAIRRQARGHGAARIGALQINPGGPGLSAVDDLRAYADRYSPALRAAYDLVAVDPRGVGHSSPVDCGSATPPGAGTRGALPSDEATVINTWAAYHAEVAADCARHAGRLLPHVGTLDAARDMDVVRAVLGEDRMHFLGFSYGTYLGATYAELFPSRVGRVVLDGAVDPAMDGYHAYLNQARGYQIAWESFAADCARRRHCPVGHSVKEAGRTLDSLVAALDRAPVRQGKEGRLDGETLLGTVVTALRAPDWETLRAVLDGVTSGDTTVLRELVGSEDDTAPGDESMTAVNCLSSALESRSTPAQTLAALPEFLRASPQFGAFYNEDLSTCAHWPTRPTQTPRRVSARGAGPILVIGTTRDPATPYDQARALASQLSSGRLLTWDGDGHTAYQRGSRCVDTAVDDYLLRGLLPPTGAICR, encoded by the coding sequence ATGAAAGCTGTCCCGGCCACCGGCCGAATACCCGGGCGCGGACTGCTCTGCGCACTCGCCGTACTGGTCGCCTTCGGGCTGCTGCTCGCCACCTGCACCGCCGCGACGCACACGCGCAGGACCGCCGCGCCCACTCCCGCCGGGGCGGCCTCCCCGAGCGCGGCGGACGACACGATCCGCGTGGACCTGCGGCGTTACTACACGCAGGAGTTGCGCTGGCTGCCCTGCCGGGACCGGTCGTTCCAGTGCACGAGGCTCAAGGTGCCGCGGGACTACGCGCACCCGGGGGCGGGTGACCTCTCCCTGGCCGCGATCCGCAGGCAGGCCCGCGGTCACGGCGCCGCCCGCATCGGCGCGCTCCAGATCAACCCCGGCGGCCCCGGTCTTTCCGCCGTCGACGATCTGCGGGCCTACGCCGACAGGTACTCCCCCGCCCTGCGCGCCGCGTACGACCTGGTCGCGGTCGACCCGCGCGGCGTCGGCCACAGCTCGCCGGTGGACTGCGGCTCCGCCACGCCCCCGGGCGCCGGGACACGGGGGGCGCTCCCTTCGGACGAGGCCACGGTCATCAACACGTGGGCCGCCTACCACGCGGAGGTCGCCGCGGACTGCGCGCGGCACGCCGGGCGGCTGCTGCCGCACGTGGGCACCCTCGACGCGGCCCGGGACATGGACGTCGTACGCGCCGTGCTGGGCGAGGACCGCATGCACTTCCTCGGCTTCTCGTACGGCACCTACCTGGGCGCCACGTACGCCGAGCTCTTCCCCTCCCGCGTCGGCCGGGTCGTCCTGGACGGCGCGGTCGACCCGGCCATGGACGGCTACCACGCCTACCTCAACCAGGCCCGCGGGTACCAGATCGCCTGGGAGTCCTTCGCCGCCGACTGCGCCCGCCGCAGGCACTGCCCGGTCGGCCACTCCGTCAAGGAGGCGGGCCGCACGCTGGACTCCCTCGTGGCCGCCCTCGACCGCGCCCCGGTGCGGCAGGGCAAGGAGGGCCGCCTCGACGGCGAGACCCTGCTCGGCACGGTCGTCACCGCATTGCGCGCGCCCGACTGGGAGACGCTGCGCGCGGTGCTGGACGGGGTGACCTCGGGTGACACCACCGTGCTGCGGGAGCTCGTGGGCTCCGAGGACGACACCGCGCCCGGTGACGAGTCCATGACGGCGGTCAACTGCCTGAGCTCCGCGCTCGAATCGCGGTCGACCCCCGCCCAGACGCTCGCGGCGCTGCCCGAATTCCTGCGGGCCTCGCCCCAGTTCGGGGCGTTCTACAACGAGGACCTGTCGACGTGCGCCCACTGGCCGACGCGGCCCACGCAGACCCCGCGGCGCGTCAGCGCCCGGGGCGCCGGGCCGATCCTCGTGATCGGCACCACCCGCGACCCCGCCACCCCCTACGACCAGGCCCGGGCACTGGCCTCCCAGCTCTCCTCCGGGCGGCTCCTGACCTGGGACGGCGACGGACACACCGCCTACCAGCGCGGCAGCCGCTGCGTCGACACGGCCGTCGACGACTACCTGTTGCGCGGTCTGCTCCCGCCCACCGGCGCGATCTGCCGCTGA
- a CDS encoding MFS transporter, giving the protein MPGSRTRWRRWLMDTRPLRHPAYRRLWSSTTVTAVGSQLTAVAVPKQIYDITGSSAWVGYASIAGLVPLVVFALWGGAVADSVDRRKLMLYTNIGIAVTSLLFWVQAFAGAHSVWLLMVLLAAQQAAAGMNAPARSAAIARLVPPAELPAAMALGSTVMQTGLVVGPLLAGVLIPVIGLPDLYLIDAIALTATVWAVWRLPALPPLEANGAPVARRGGWREVGAGFRYITAQRILLMSFLADIVAMVFGMPRALFPQLADTTYAPWGEGFALGLLFAAIPIGAVAGGLFSGTFSRSKRHGLMVVIAVCGWGAAIAGLGLSGSLWWAAAFLALAGFADMVSMVFRSAILQSVATDDMRGRMQGVFTVVVAGGPRVADLLHGTGGSAFGTRTAVTAGGVLVVVVMLGLAAAFPAFTRYRGA; this is encoded by the coding sequence ATACCCGGCAGCCGCACCCGCTGGCGCCGCTGGCTCATGGACACCCGCCCCCTGCGCCACCCCGCCTACCGCCGCCTGTGGAGCTCCACCACCGTGACCGCCGTGGGCAGCCAGCTCACCGCGGTCGCCGTGCCCAAGCAGATCTACGACATCACCGGCTCGTCCGCGTGGGTCGGCTACGCGAGCATCGCCGGGCTGGTCCCGCTGGTGGTCTTCGCGCTGTGGGGCGGGGCCGTCGCCGACAGCGTGGACCGCCGCAAGCTGATGCTGTACACCAACATCGGCATCGCCGTCACCTCCCTGCTGTTCTGGGTGCAGGCCTTCGCGGGCGCCCACTCCGTCTGGCTGCTGATGGTGCTGCTCGCCGCGCAGCAGGCGGCGGCCGGCATGAACGCCCCCGCCCGCAGCGCCGCCATCGCCCGCCTGGTCCCGCCGGCGGAACTGCCCGCGGCCATGGCGCTCGGCTCCACGGTCATGCAGACCGGGCTGGTCGTCGGCCCGCTGCTCGCGGGTGTGCTCATCCCCGTCATCGGCCTGCCCGACCTCTACCTGATCGACGCGATCGCCCTCACCGCGACCGTGTGGGCGGTGTGGCGACTGCCCGCGCTGCCGCCGCTGGAGGCCAACGGGGCCCCCGTCGCCCGGCGCGGCGGCTGGCGCGAGGTCGGCGCCGGCTTCCGCTACATCACCGCCCAGCGCATCCTGCTGATGTCCTTCCTCGCCGACATCGTCGCCATGGTCTTCGGCATGCCGCGCGCCCTGTTCCCCCAGCTCGCCGACACCACCTACGCCCCTTGGGGCGAGGGCTTCGCGCTCGGCCTGCTGTTCGCCGCCATCCCCATCGGCGCCGTCGCCGGCGGGCTGTTCTCGGGCACCTTCTCCCGCTCGAAGCGGCACGGTCTGATGGTCGTCATCGCCGTCTGCGGCTGGGGCGCCGCGATCGCCGGACTCGGACTGAGCGGCAGCCTGTGGTGGGCGGCGGCCTTCCTGGCGCTGGCCGGATTCGCCGACATGGTCTCGATGGTGTTCCGCAGCGCGATCCTGCAGTCGGTCGCGACGGACGACATGCGCGGCCGCATGCAGGGCGTGTTCACGGTCGTCGTGGCGGGCGGTCCCCGGGTGGCCGACCTCCTGCACGGCACGGGCGGCTCCGCGTTCGGGACGCGTACCGCGGTCACCGCGGGCGGTGTGCTCGTCGTGGTCGTGATGCTCGGCCTGGCGGCGGCGTTCCCCGCGTTCACCCGCTACCGGGGTGCCTGA
- a CDS encoding VOC family protein: MPVRRLNHAVLYIRDVTRSVEFYTAVFGFEVDVEIPGRAAFLSAEDTLNDHDLGLFAIGPDAPGPEQGRVGLYHLAWEVGTLGELADTARLLTERGALVGSSDHLVSKSLYAKDPDGNEFEVMWRVPREDWPTQQELSGPRPLDLQAALDRWGPDLRTGAAAGSVT; encoded by the coding sequence ATGCCTGTTCGCCGTCTGAACCACGCCGTGCTCTACATCCGTGACGTCACGCGGTCCGTCGAGTTCTACACCGCCGTCTTCGGCTTCGAGGTCGACGTGGAGATCCCCGGCCGCGCCGCCTTCCTCAGCGCCGAGGACACGCTCAACGACCACGACCTCGGGCTGTTCGCCATCGGCCCGGACGCTCCCGGCCCCGAACAGGGCCGCGTCGGGCTGTACCACCTGGCCTGGGAGGTCGGCACGCTCGGCGAGCTGGCCGACACCGCCCGGCTGCTCACCGAGCGGGGCGCCCTCGTCGGCTCCAGCGACCACCTCGTGTCGAAGTCGCTGTACGCCAAGGACCCCGACGGGAACGAGTTCGAGGTCATGTGGCGCGTCCCCCGTGAGGACTGGCCCACGCAGCAGGAACTCAGCGGCCCGCGCCCGCTCGACCTGCAAGCGGCGCTGGACCGCTGGGGCCCCGACCTCAGGACCGGCGCCGCCGCGGGCTCCGTCACCTGA
- a CDS encoding Xaa-Pro dipeptidyl-peptidase: protein MRTTRPRTDRIRIRTTSLVATVIAALAAVLLPVTTAQSASAGGTVRHGLSRPDYSYADAIREAVWVETGRDDDGDGRTDRVAADIVRPREPAAAGRKVPVIMDASPYYSCCGRGNESQLKTYDDQGRMVQAPLYYDNYFVPRGYAVVLVDLAGTNRSDGCVDVGGPSDIGSAKAVIDWLNGRAKGYTSRTGSRPASVRWSTGDVGMIGKSWDGTIANGVAATGVRGLRTIVPISAISSWYDYYFQQGAALYDSGPDWLSDYVESPAARARCAAVQQRIVDGAPRSGDLTAFWSERDYTKDAGKVRASVFAVHGMQDLNVRTKHFGQWWSALAAHGVERKVWLSQTGHVDPFDFRREAWVSTLHRWFDHYLLGVRNGVEREPGADVERSPDHWTTDRSWPPAGTGPARLSLRPGTTSGLGTLGLGPAAPGSTAAFTDAPQEWEEDWAAGADTPSASRAVFTTGTLTRDLRLSGSGTVTLTASSSTTSAHLSAVLVDLGPDTVRDFLGAKEGIADLATRSCWGESTAGDSACFRDTAADTADVAHTVVSRGWADLGHTASAWHGRPLVPGRPYTATVTLGATDHVVPAGHRLALIVAGTDAGLVEPPDTTPTVTLDLARSRALLPLVGGARGLAATTPHASVAQRAADVPAAPPRTARTVPAGR from the coding sequence ATGCGCACCACCCGCCCCCGTACCGACCGCATCCGCATACGGACGACCTCCCTGGTGGCGACCGTGATCGCCGCCCTCGCCGCCGTCCTCCTCCCCGTGACCACCGCGCAGAGCGCCTCCGCCGGCGGGACCGTCCGGCACGGACTGAGTCGGCCGGACTACTCGTACGCCGACGCGATCCGCGAGGCGGTCTGGGTCGAGACGGGCCGCGACGACGACGGCGACGGCCGCACCGACCGGGTCGCCGCAGACATCGTGCGGCCCCGCGAGCCCGCGGCCGCCGGCCGCAAGGTGCCGGTGATCATGGACGCGAGTCCCTACTACTCGTGCTGCGGACGCGGCAACGAGAGCCAGTTGAAGACCTACGACGACCAGGGCCGCATGGTCCAGGCCCCGTTGTACTACGACAACTACTTCGTCCCGCGCGGCTACGCCGTCGTCCTGGTCGACCTGGCCGGCACCAACCGCTCCGACGGCTGCGTGGACGTCGGCGGCCCCTCCGACATCGGCTCGGCCAAGGCGGTGATTGACTGGCTGAACGGCCGGGCCAAGGGCTACACCTCCCGTACCGGGTCCCGGCCCGCGAGCGTCCGCTGGTCCACGGGCGACGTCGGCATGATCGGCAAGAGCTGGGACGGGACGATCGCCAACGGCGTCGCCGCGACCGGGGTGCGCGGACTGCGCACGATCGTGCCGATCAGCGCCATCAGCTCCTGGTACGACTACTACTTCCAGCAGGGCGCCGCCCTCTACGACTCCGGCCCCGACTGGCTGTCGGACTACGTCGAGAGCCCGGCCGCCCGCGCCCGCTGCGCCGCGGTGCAGCAGCGCATCGTGGACGGGGCGCCGCGCAGCGGGGACCTGACCGCGTTCTGGAGCGAACGCGACTACACCAAGGACGCCGGCAAGGTCCGCGCCAGCGTCTTCGCCGTCCACGGCATGCAGGACCTCAACGTCCGCACCAAGCACTTCGGCCAGTGGTGGAGCGCGCTGGCCGCGCACGGCGTGGAGCGCAAGGTGTGGCTGTCGCAGACCGGCCACGTCGACCCCTTCGACTTCCGGCGCGAGGCATGGGTGTCCACCCTGCACCGCTGGTTCGACCACTACCTGCTGGGCGTCCGCAACGGCGTGGAGCGAGAGCCCGGAGCCGACGTCGAACGCTCCCCCGACCACTGGACGACCGACCGCTCCTGGCCCCCCGCCGGCACCGGACCGGCCCGGCTGAGCCTGCGGCCCGGCACCACCTCGGGCCTGGGCACCCTGGGGCTCGGCCCGGCCGCGCCCGGCAGCACGGCGGCCTTCACCGACGCGCCCCAGGAGTGGGAGGAGGACTGGGCCGCCGGCGCGGACACCCCGAGCGCCTCCAGGGCCGTCTTCACCACCGGCACCCTCACCCGCGACCTGCGGCTGTCCGGCAGCGGCACGGTCACCCTCACCGCGTCCTCCTCGACCACCAGCGCCCACCTCTCCGCGGTCCTGGTCGACCTCGGGCCGGACACCGTCCGGGACTTCCTGGGCGCCAAGGAGGGCATCGCCGACCTGGCCACGCGCTCGTGCTGGGGCGAGAGCACGGCGGGCGACAGCGCCTGCTTCCGCGACACCGCGGCCGACACCGCCGACGTCGCCCACACCGTGGTGAGCCGCGGCTGGGCCGACCTCGGGCACACCGCGTCCGCGTGGCACGGGCGTCCGCTCGTCCCGGGCCGGCCCTACACGGCCACCGTCACCCTGGGCGCCACCGACCACGTCGTGCCCGCCGGGCACCGGCTCGCGCTGATCGTCGCCGGCACCGACGCGGGACTGGTCGAGCCCCCCGACACCACCCCCACCGTCACCCTCGACCTGGCCCGTTCGCGTGCCCTGCTGCCGCTCGTCGGCGGAGCGCGCGGCCTCGCCGCCACGACCCCGCACGCCTCCGTCGCGCAGCGCGCCGCGGACGTCCCGGCCGCCCCGCCCCGCACCGCCCGCACGGTCCCCGCGGGGCGCTGA
- a CDS encoding alpha/beta hydrolase, translating to MDAVRHTGHVRGKGRRRAVAVLGACALLATACSSLRGGASPATRLAPAGSVHTEAVPPRLARYYAQRLAWRPCEDEPSFQCTTFKAPLDYEHPEAGDITLAATRLTSTGSGAHLIGSLLYNPGGPGDSAIGGLQAFAEEFPPSVRAAYDLVAVDPRGVGASTPLDCGTEARATLTGAHPLTDGKPDFEALDEAREETADACRRHAGWLLPHIGTPDVARDMDLMRALVGDERLHYFGFSYGTYLGTLYAGLFPSRVGRMVLDGAVDPTIDGYHRFLDPAHGYQVAWEAFAADCARRPDCPVGHSVEEAGRILDALVARLDRSPRQEGKDVTVTGDDLLVTVVSGLKQPAWEELRLALGEVVSAAGGTAALQRLSAPEEEAVADVGFTAVSCLSAALGPVFTPAQAEALLPAFLRASPQFGAYYTGLLSTCAHWPVGPSRPARAVTVPATAPILVVGTLRDPATPYAWARALTRQLPSARLLTWDGDGHTAYLQPGSACVDAAVDRYLLSGVLPPEGTVCR from the coding sequence ATGGACGCTGTCCGGCACACGGGCCACGTACGCGGGAAGGGACGACGCCGCGCCGTCGCGGTGCTGGGCGCGTGCGCCCTCCTGGCGACCGCGTGCTCCTCCCTCCGCGGCGGGGCGTCACCCGCGACCCGCCTGGCGCCGGCCGGCTCCGTGCACACCGAGGCCGTGCCGCCGCGACTGGCCCGCTACTACGCGCAGCGGCTCGCCTGGAGACCGTGCGAGGACGAGCCGTCCTTCCAGTGCACGACGTTCAAGGCGCCGCTGGACTACGAACACCCCGAAGCGGGCGACATCACCCTGGCCGCCACCCGCCTGACGTCCACGGGGAGCGGGGCGCACCTCATCGGCTCGCTGCTGTACAACCCCGGCGGGCCCGGTGACTCCGCCATCGGCGGCTTGCAGGCCTTCGCCGAAGAGTTCCCGCCCTCGGTACGCGCCGCCTACGACCTGGTCGCCGTCGACCCGCGTGGCGTCGGCGCCAGCACCCCGTTGGACTGCGGCACCGAGGCTCGGGCGACCCTCACCGGGGCCCATCCGCTCACCGACGGGAAGCCGGACTTCGAAGCCCTGGACGAGGCCCGCGAGGAGACCGCCGACGCGTGCCGGCGGCACGCCGGGTGGCTGCTGCCGCACATCGGCACTCCGGACGTGGCCCGCGACATGGACCTGATGCGGGCCCTCGTCGGGGACGAGCGCCTGCACTACTTCGGCTTCTCCTACGGCACCTACCTGGGCACCCTCTACGCCGGTCTCTTCCCCTCCCGGGTCGGCCGCATGGTCCTCGACGGCGCCGTGGACCCCACGATCGACGGCTACCACCGCTTCCTGGACCCCGCACACGGCTACCAGGTGGCCTGGGAGGCCTTCGCCGCCGACTGCGCGCGCCGCCCCGACTGCCCGGTCGGCCACTCCGTCGAGGAGGCGGGCCGCATCCTGGACGCCCTGGTCGCCCGCCTCGACCGGAGCCCGCGGCAGGAGGGCAAGGACGTCACCGTCACGGGGGACGACCTGCTCGTCACCGTCGTGTCGGGGCTCAAGCAGCCCGCGTGGGAGGAACTGCGCCTGGCCCTGGGCGAGGTGGTGTCCGCCGCCGGCGGCACCGCCGCGCTCCAAAGGCTCTCCGCCCCGGAGGAGGAGGCCGTCGCCGATGTGGGGTTCACGGCCGTCAGCTGTCTGAGTGCGGCGCTCGGGCCCGTGTTCACCCCCGCGCAGGCCGAGGCGCTGCTCCCCGCCTTCCTCCGTGCCTCGCCGCAGTTCGGGGCGTACTACACCGGGCTGCTCAGCACCTGCGCCCACTGGCCCGTCGGCCCGTCCCGGCCCGCGCGCGCCGTCACGGTCCCTGCCACGGCGCCGATCCTGGTCGTCGGCACCCTGCGCGACCCGGCCACTCCGTACGCCTGGGCGCGGGCACTCACCCGGCAGCTCCCTTCGGCCCGGCTGCTGACCTGGGACGGCGACGGGCACACCGCCTACCTGCAGCCCGGAAGCGCGTGCGTCGACGCCGCGGTCGACCGCTACCTGCTGAGCGGCGTGCTCCCGCCCGAGGGAACGGTCTGCCGCTGA
- a CDS encoding alpha/beta hydrolase gives MQATRPLSGRGRRIAGGLLSACLVLTACSPQRPHRTAGAKRSASAAAPATPAASAASAASAAASAASAATSAAPPDVSRYYRQRLDWRPCREGASFQCTTVTVPLDYAHPQAGDIRLAVVRHRATGPRAARIGSLLLNPGGPGVSAVDDVLSFADGFSPAMRAAYDLVGVDPRGVGRSAPVDCGTGAPVPGAAAGDPEPGLALVADACARRAGRLLPHVGTPDAARDMDVVRALLGDDRLGFLGYSYGSYLGATYAELFPSRVGRMVLDGAIDPDMGAYRATLGMARGYQVAWEAFAADCVTRPGCPVGHSVQEAGRILDDLVTELDEASGSGDGHGVSPTGDDLLTAVTSALAAPAWGALRNLLREVAAGDPATWRPLPGTEDDGGPDEQSLAAINCLSSALGPRSTAAQTLAAVPEFRRAAPQFGAYYAGFLPMCAHWPTRPTQVPHRISARGAPPILVVGTTRDPATPYDQARALAAQLSSGRLLTWDGDGHTAYQRGSACVDAAVDDYFLHGRLPPDGTVCG, from the coding sequence GTGCAGGCCACGCGTCCCCTGTCCGGCCGGGGCAGGCGCATCGCGGGCGGGCTGCTGAGCGCCTGCCTGGTGCTGACCGCCTGTTCGCCCCAGCGCCCGCACCGGACGGCGGGCGCGAAGCGGTCCGCGTCCGCGGCCGCCCCGGCCACTCCGGCCGCCTCGGCCGCCTCGGCCGCATCGGCGGCGGCGTCGGCGGCCTCGGCAGCGACCTCGGCCGCACCGCCGGACGTGTCCCGCTACTACCGGCAGAGGCTCGACTGGCGGCCCTGCCGGGAAGGGGCGTCGTTCCAGTGCACCACGGTGACGGTGCCCCTGGACTACGCCCACCCGCAGGCGGGCGACATCCGGCTGGCGGTCGTCCGCCACAGGGCCACCGGTCCGCGCGCGGCCCGCATCGGCTCGCTGCTGCTCAACCCCGGCGGGCCCGGCGTGTCGGCGGTCGACGATGTGCTGTCCTTCGCCGACGGCTTCTCCCCCGCGATGCGCGCCGCGTACGACCTGGTCGGCGTCGACCCCCGGGGCGTGGGCCGCAGCGCTCCGGTCGACTGCGGGACGGGCGCGCCGGTCCCCGGGGCCGCGGCCGGGGACCCCGAGCCGGGCCTCGCTCTGGTCGCCGACGCGTGCGCACGTCGCGCGGGCCGGCTCCTGCCCCATGTCGGCACCCCCGACGCCGCACGGGACATGGACGTCGTACGGGCCCTGCTCGGCGACGACCGGCTGGGCTTCCTCGGCTACTCCTACGGCAGTTACCTGGGGGCCACCTATGCGGAGCTCTTCCCCTCCCGCGTCGGCCGCATGGTCCTCGACGGCGCCATCGACCCGGACATGGGCGCCTACCGCGCCACCCTCGGCATGGCACGCGGCTACCAGGTGGCCTGGGAGGCCTTCGCCGCCGACTGCGTCACCCGCCCCGGTTGCCCGGTCGGCCACTCGGTCCAGGAGGCGGGCCGCATCCTGGACGACCTGGTGACGGAACTCGACGAGGCCTCCGGAAGTGGGGACGGCCACGGCGTCTCCCCCACCGGCGACGATCTGCTCACCGCGGTCACCTCGGCCCTCGCGGCTCCGGCCTGGGGCGCACTGCGCAACCTGCTGCGCGAGGTGGCGGCGGGCGACCCCGCCACCTGGCGACCGCTGCCCGGCACGGAGGACGACGGAGGGCCGGATGAGCAGTCCCTCGCCGCGATCAACTGCCTGAGCTCCGCGCTGGGACCGCGGTCGACCGCCGCGCAGACGCTCGCGGCCGTGCCCGAGTTCCGCCGCGCGGCCCCCCAGTTCGGCGCCTACTACGCCGGGTTCCTCCCCATGTGCGCCCACTGGCCGACGCGGCCCACGCAGGTCCCGCACCGGATCAGCGCCCGCGGCGCCCCGCCGATCCTCGTCGTCGGCACCACCCGCGACCCCGCCACCCCCTACGACCAGGCCCGGGCACTGGCCGCCCAGCTCTCCTCCGGGCGGCTCCTGACCTGGGACGGCGACGGACACACCGCCTACCAGCGCGGCAGCGCCTGCGTCGACGCGGCCGTCGACGACTACTTCCTGCACGGCCGGCTCCCACCCGACGGCACCGTCTGCGGCTGA
- a CDS encoding MOSC domain-containing protein — protein sequence MTATVTAVSRDEGHHFSKPTHDRIRLLTGLGVEGDAHLGVTVQHRSRVAQDPTQPNLRQVHLIHGELHDELLTAGFEVAPGELGENVTTRGVDLLGLPVGTRLRLGAEAVVEVTGLRNPCLQIDGFRQGLLKQVVGRDEHGAVVRKGGIMGVVLHGGEVRPGDPIAVELPEGPHRPLERV from the coding sequence ATGACCGCGACCGTGACCGCCGTCAGCCGCGACGAGGGACACCACTTCAGCAAGCCCACCCACGACAGGATCCGGCTGCTGACCGGGCTCGGCGTGGAGGGCGACGCCCACCTCGGGGTGACGGTGCAGCACCGGTCGCGGGTGGCCCAGGACCCGACGCAGCCCAACCTGCGCCAGGTCCACCTCATCCACGGCGAGCTCCACGACGAGCTGCTCACGGCCGGCTTCGAGGTCGCCCCGGGCGAGCTGGGCGAGAACGTCACCACGCGTGGCGTCGACCTGCTCGGCCTGCCCGTCGGGACGCGGCTGCGGCTCGGCGCGGAGGCCGTCGTCGAGGTGACCGGTCTGCGCAACCCCTGCCTGCAGATCGACGGCTTCCGGCAGGGCCTGCTCAAGCAGGTCGTCGGCCGGGACGAGCACGGTGCCGTCGTCCGCAAGGGCGGGATCATGGGCGTGGTGCTGCACGGCGGAGAGGTGCGGCCCGGCGACCCGATCGCCGTCGAGCTCCCCGAAGGGCCGCACCGTCCGCTCGAGCGGGTCTGA
- a CDS encoding alpha/beta hydrolase, whose product MNAPRRRLHGFIAVLGSCGLLLTACAAGDVRQTPAWAPAGGAATAAPADLARYYGQEPGWKACAAVPSFQCATITVPLDYDHPEGGDITLAAIRQRATGNGAARVGSLQMNPGGPGSSAIAYLLGNVDSFSPAVRAAYDLVAVDPRGVGASTLVDCATDTPVAAPDPGARRADIDASAAGYAEVAAECGRHAGRLLPHVGTVDAARDMDVVRAVLGDQRLHYLGFSYGSYLGATYAELFPSHVGRMVLDGAVDPALDGYDFTIGQARGYEVAWKSFAAECATRPDCPVGRSVQEAGRILDTLVATLDRTPLRQGKDITVTGDSLLGAVVLGLRAPAWEALRAALEGVRAGDTTAIQALLGVDEETDPGDQSYYAVSCLSSTLGTWSTVAQAQAALPEFRRDAPQFGEYYAGTLPMCTQWPVRPNQPAHRITAAGAAPILVVGTLRDPATPYPWAQALARQLSSGRLLTWDGDGHTAYHQGSTCVEGAVDSYLTQGQLPPAGTVCV is encoded by the coding sequence ATGAACGCACCCCGACGCAGGCTCCACGGCTTCATCGCCGTGCTCGGCAGCTGCGGGCTGCTGCTCACCGCGTGCGCGGCGGGCGACGTCCGGCAGACGCCCGCCTGGGCACCCGCCGGGGGCGCCGCCACCGCCGCACCGGCGGACCTGGCCCGCTACTACGGGCAGGAACCGGGCTGGAAGGCCTGCGCCGCGGTGCCGTCGTTCCAGTGCGCCACCATCACGGTGCCACTGGACTACGACCACCCCGAGGGAGGCGACATCACCCTGGCCGCGATACGCCAGAGGGCCACCGGGAACGGCGCCGCACGCGTCGGCTCGCTGCAGATGAACCCCGGCGGACCGGGCTCGTCCGCGATCGCCTACCTGCTCGGCAACGTGGACTCCTTCTCCCCCGCGGTGCGCGCCGCGTACGACCTGGTGGCGGTCGACCCGCGAGGTGTCGGGGCCAGCACCCTGGTGGACTGCGCCACGGACACCCCCGTGGCCGCCCCGGACCCCGGCGCGCGCAGGGCGGACATCGACGCCTCGGCCGCGGGCTACGCGGAGGTCGCGGCCGAATGCGGCCGGCACGCGGGGCGGTTGCTGCCGCACGTGGGCACCGTGGACGCCGCCCGCGACATGGACGTCGTACGCGCCGTGCTGGGCGACCAGCGGCTCCACTACCTGGGCTTCTCGTACGGCTCCTACCTGGGCGCCACCTACGCCGAGCTCTTCCCCTCCCACGTGGGCCGCATGGTCCTCGACGGCGCCGTCGACCCCGCCCTGGACGGCTACGACTTCACCATCGGCCAGGCCCGGGGGTACGAGGTCGCCTGGAAGTCCTTCGCCGCGGAGTGCGCCACCCGGCCCGACTGTCCCGTGGGCCGCTCGGTCCAGGAGGCCGGCCGCATCCTCGACACCCTGGTGGCCACGCTGGACCGCACCCCCCTCCGGCAGGGCAAGGACATCACCGTCACGGGGGACTCCCTCCTCGGCGCGGTCGTCCTCGGGCTGCGGGCCCCGGCCTGGGAGGCGCTGCGCGCAGCGCTGGAGGGAGTGCGGGCCGGCGACACCACGGCCATACAGGCGCTCCTCGGCGTGGACGAGGAAACCGATCCGGGCGACCAGTCGTACTACGCGGTGTCGTGCCTGAGCTCCACGCTGGGCACGTGGTCGACCGTCGCGCAGGCGCAGGCGGCGCTGCCCGAATTCCGCCGCGACGCACCGCAGTTCGGCGAGTACTACGCCGGGACCCTGCCGATGTGCACCCAGTGGCCCGTCCGCCCGAACCAGCCGGCGCACCGGATCACCGCGGCCGGCGCCGCACCGATCCTGGTCGTGGGTACCCTCCGCGACCCGGCCACCCCGTACCCGTGGGCACAGGCGCTCGCCCGGCAGCTCTCCTCCGGACGGCTCCTCACCTGGGACGGCGACGGGCACACCGCCTACCACCAGGGCAGCACCTGCGTCGAGGGCGCCGTCGACAGCTATCTGACGCAGGGTCAGCTTCCGCCCGCCGGCACCGTCTGCGTCTGA